Proteins found in one Paenibacillus sp. FSL R10-2782 genomic segment:
- the pstB gene encoding phosphate ABC transporter ATP-binding protein PstB, translating to MNDSVIRIDKLNLYYENFHALKHINLDIPEKTVTAFIGPSGCGKSTLLRTLNRMNDMIPGTRIEGTVSIAGQDIYGDTMEVEALRKQVGMVFQQPNPFPKSIYDNVAYGPRLHGIRQKDKLDELVEQSLRQAALWEEVKDFLKRSALSLSGGQQQRLCIARALAVQPDILLMDEATSALDPISTMKIEELVQELRDRYTIVMVTHNMHQAARVSGRTAFFLNGVVVEAADTETMFSTPQDSRTEDYISGRFG from the coding sequence ATGAATGATTCCGTTATTCGGATTGATAAGCTGAACTTGTATTATGAGAATTTTCACGCGCTGAAACATATAAACCTGGATATTCCTGAAAAAACGGTAACAGCCTTCATCGGACCGTCCGGCTGCGGTAAATCTACTTTGCTGCGTACGCTGAATCGGATGAATGATATGATACCGGGAACGCGTATTGAAGGTACGGTGAGTATCGCAGGTCAGGATATATATGGCGATACGATGGAAGTAGAAGCTCTGCGCAAGCAGGTGGGGATGGTTTTTCAACAGCCTAATCCGTTTCCTAAATCTATTTATGATAACGTGGCATACGGTCCGCGTCTGCATGGAATCCGGCAAAAGGACAAGCTGGACGAACTGGTTGAGCAAAGCTTGCGGCAGGCGGCACTCTGGGAAGAGGTTAAGGACTTTCTCAAGCGTTCAGCCCTGAGCTTGTCCGGCGGACAGCAGCAGCGGCTGTGTATTGCTAGGGCGCTTGCTGTGCAGCCAGATATTTTGCTTATGGATGAGGCAACGTCAGCGCTGGACCCGATCTCCACGATGAAAATTGAAGAACTGGTTCAAGAACTGCGTGACAGATATACGATAGTCATGGTAACGCATAACATGCATCAGGCGGCTCGTGTGTCCGGCCGTACTGCGTTTTTCTTGAACGGTGTCGTGGTAGAGGCGGCGGATACAGAGACGATGTTTTCCACGCCGCAGGATTCCCGTACGGAAGATTATATTTCCGGCCGATTCGGCTAA
- the ytvI gene encoding sporulation integral membrane protein YtvI, which produces MSSLILNRIFRALWVAVVITALLLGIYVLFPFIYPFLFAWLVAYAMNPLVRFLRSKTRLPRWMAVTVSLFVYLGGIAVVLSAAITRMVREVIRLTMTFDGHIEHFKSLFIDWTQSDLIQNVINEINQFIRNNPDYYHTINSNIDKTTQTVSSAVTTLVAQFFNGILNLLTSLPNMGTVLIVIVLAAFFISKDWDQHSRMLSNMVPDTIRKPLSGIWHDLRKALFGYLRAQFIIISITAATVIIGLFILRVESAFTIGLMIGLVDLLPYLGVGIVMIPWILYAYMSGNLALGVGLSILYIILLIGRQIVEPKVLASSVGLNPLPTLIGMFIGLKLFGVLGLIIGPVSLIVVDALNRANVIQDLRNYIVYGRVR; this is translated from the coding sequence TTGAGCAGCTTGATTTTGAATCGCATATTTCGCGCTCTGTGGGTAGCAGTCGTGATTACAGCTCTGTTGCTGGGCATATATGTGCTGTTCCCTTTCATCTATCCCTTCCTGTTCGCCTGGCTTGTGGCCTATGCCATGAATCCGCTGGTTCGATTTCTGCGCAGCAAGACCCGCTTGCCACGTTGGATGGCTGTCACGGTCTCGTTATTTGTATATTTAGGTGGAATCGCCGTTGTCCTCTCTGCGGCCATCACGCGGATGGTTCGGGAGGTCATCAGGCTCACCATGACCTTTGACGGACATATTGAACATTTTAAAAGCCTGTTTATCGACTGGACCCAGAGCGATCTGATCCAAAATGTGATTAATGAAATTAATCAATTTATCCGCAATAACCCTGATTACTACCATACAATTAACAGCAATATTGATAAAACAACCCAAACAGTCAGCTCGGCTGTCACCACACTGGTTGCCCAATTTTTTAATGGTATTCTGAATTTGCTGACCTCTCTGCCTAATATGGGCACGGTACTGATCGTTATTGTATTAGCGGCATTTTTTATCAGTAAGGACTGGGACCAACATAGTCGAATGCTCTCGAATATGGTTCCTGATACGATTCGCAAGCCCCTGTCGGGGATATGGCACGATCTGCGCAAGGCGTTATTTGGTTATTTGCGCGCACAGTTTATTATCATCTCCATTACTGCGGCGACCGTCATTATTGGACTGTTCATTTTGCGTGTAGAATCCGCCTTCACTATCGGTTTGATGATCGGGCTGGTTGATTTGCTTCCTTATTTAGGGGTTGGCATTGTGATGATTCCGTGGATTTTATATGCCTATATGTCGGGTAATTTGGCATTAGGGGTAGGATTGTCGATACTCTATATCATCCTGTTGATTGGACGGCAAATTGTAGAACCTAAGGTGCTGGCCAGCAGCGTGGGTCTGAACCCGCTTCCCACCCTTATTGGGATGTTCATCGGGCTCAAGCTGTTTGGTGTATTGGGGCTGATTATCGGACCTGTGTCCCTTATTGTAGTGGACGCGCTCAATCGCGCCAATGTCATTCAGGACTTGCGCAACTATATTGTCTACGGAAGAGTCCGTTAA
- a CDS encoding SDR family oxidoreductase, protein MAKSNQTQQTLPPQHQEQQPGVESKMSPAPQFEKANYKAAGKLSGKVALISGGDSGIGRAVAVTYAKEGADVAIVYLNEHKDAEETKRQVEQEGRKCVLIPGDIGDDQFAKKAVQQTVNELGKLDIVVNNAAEQHPQQKLEDITKEQLERTFRTNIFGMFFLTQAALPHLKKGSAIVNTTSITAYAGNKTLIDYSSTKGAITSFTRSLSLNLVDQGIRVNAVAPGPVWTPLIPSTFDAKTVSEFGGAQPMKRPGQPEELAPAYVYLASDDSSYVSGQVIHINGGEVVNG, encoded by the coding sequence ATGGCCAAAAGCAATCAGACCCAACAAACCTTGCCCCCGCAGCATCAAGAACAGCAACCGGGGGTTGAATCCAAAATGTCGCCTGCACCTCAGTTTGAGAAGGCTAACTATAAGGCGGCTGGCAAGCTATCAGGCAAAGTCGCACTTATTAGCGGTGGAGACAGCGGAATCGGACGCGCTGTAGCCGTTACGTACGCCAAGGAAGGTGCTGACGTAGCTATCGTCTATCTAAACGAGCATAAGGATGCTGAGGAGACGAAACGTCAGGTAGAGCAGGAGGGGCGCAAGTGTGTGCTGATTCCCGGCGACATCGGAGATGACCAATTTGCCAAAAAAGCAGTTCAGCAGACGGTTAACGAGCTAGGCAAGCTGGACATTGTCGTGAACAATGCCGCAGAGCAGCATCCGCAGCAAAAGCTGGAGGATATCACGAAAGAGCAGTTGGAGCGTACATTCCGCACGAACATTTTCGGCATGTTCTTCCTGACGCAAGCGGCATTGCCGCATTTGAAGAAAGGCAGTGCTATCGTTAATACTACGTCGATTACGGCCTATGCCGGGAACAAGACACTCATTGATTATTCATCCACCAAAGGGGCGATTACTTCATTCACCCGTTCCCTTTCGCTGAATTTGGTCGATCAGGGCATTCGGGTAAACGCTGTCGCACCGGGCCCGGTCTGGACACCGCTGATCCCTTCCACCTTTGATGCCAAGACCGTCAGTGAGTTCGGAGGCGCACAGCCGATGAAACGTCCCGGTCAGCCGGAAGAATTGGCACCAGCCTATGTGTATCTCGCCTCAGATGATTCATCTTATGTCAGCGGGCAGGTCATTCATATCAACGGCGGCGAAGTCGTAAACGGATAA
- a CDS encoding methyl-accepting chemotaxis protein: MITEPKTQPSSTAVIERESNKPITTYVPCREVPIIGTDMSCKELLALMKTQEDIPCVIVIDKNGLPLGIIMRDAYNRHFTGRFAAALFYDKPAAIFADPDTLIVDLESLASDIVEQAMLREDQRFYDCLLIKEGTRLLGVLTIRDILSVVQRMQREADEHRGNVVRHSYDGVHRIQTTVLDAAKEAGDSVRLTRSMSELSRRGKMELEDVLLSYRAVTEQMKRQHEQITALTQLLNDIAGMASSIRGLADQSGLLAINASIEAAHAGEHGRGFQIVSQEVRNMSLQTKAFSAQITSLLTDIEQMLRDTADLTDTSMQQINTGSRYISAGTQTFTQLLQAVAEIEIKNNDVSRSAEEAALNAAGIAQELELMLNS; encoded by the coding sequence ATGATAACGGAACCAAAGACCCAGCCGAGTTCCACTGCCGTGATTGAACGTGAATCTAACAAGCCCATTACTACCTACGTGCCTTGCCGGGAGGTTCCGATCATTGGTACGGATATGTCTTGTAAAGAGCTATTAGCACTTATGAAAACGCAGGAAGACATTCCTTGCGTCATTGTCATTGATAAAAATGGCCTTCCGTTGGGCATTATTATGAGAGATGCGTATAACCGCCATTTTACGGGCAGGTTTGCTGCGGCTCTGTTTTATGACAAGCCTGCGGCCATATTTGCCGACCCCGATACATTAATTGTGGATCTGGAAAGCCTGGCATCGGACATTGTAGAGCAGGCGATGCTGCGCGAAGATCAACGATTTTACGATTGCCTGCTGATTAAGGAAGGTACGCGGTTGCTTGGCGTACTGACCATTCGTGATATTTTGTCCGTCGTTCAGCGAATGCAGAGAGAGGCGGACGAGCATCGGGGTAACGTGGTTCGGCATAGCTATGATGGTGTCCATCGGATTCAGACAACTGTGCTGGATGCCGCTAAAGAGGCTGGTGACAGTGTGCGTCTAACTCGTTCGATGAGTGAATTATCCCGCCGTGGCAAAATGGAACTGGAAGATGTTCTGCTCTCCTACCGGGCAGTCACAGAGCAAATGAAGCGTCAGCATGAGCAGATTACAGCGCTAACTCAATTGCTGAATGACATTGCAGGCATGGCTTCCTCCATCCGCGGACTCGCGGATCAAAGTGGACTGCTGGCGATCAACGCATCGATAGAAGCAGCACATGCTGGAGAACATGGGCGTGGCTTCCAGATCGTATCTCAGGAGGTGCGGAATATGTCACTCCAAACGAAAGCCTTTTCCGCACAGATTACAAGCTTGCTTACGGATATTGAACAAATGCTGCGTGATACTGCCGATCTGACGGATACGAGCATGCAGCAGATTAATACCGGCTCACGGTATATATCCGCTGGAACCCAAACGTTTACCCAACTGTTGCAGGCCGTTGCTGAAATTGAGATCAAAAACAACGACGTGTCTCGTTCCGCAGAGGAAGCGGCTTTGAATGCAGCCGGGATTGCACAGGAGCTGGAGCTTATGCTGAATTCCTGA
- a CDS encoding ATP-binding protein — translation MKSFRFRLTLMMLIMIGVSVLAAGITMGQIFKNSNMKVLEENMGREIDLLRATFPFVNADALSSSDYVSYYSEKAKEIAKLTDSRVTFIRKDGTVVGDSLSDPRKMENHASREEIREAASEGIGRTIRYSETLQRNMLYVAEPVVSDKGFDGYIRLSMNLKAVEEGVQRGWTAIGIGLVLLFLAAGLVSYRIARGLTSPIEHITGVANRISSLDYDARVGVQRRDEVGQLGEAINRMADSLQNQMKTIRDNEDLLQSVMSNMTGGILMIDAGERIALINRESERMLGVTSKRVTDKPYHELKKHYELTKLIEGSIQSRERLHGEVHLYNPEERLILLDGVPMYEDEGGYRGMLFLLQDITAIRRLENMRSEFVANVSHELKTPIAAVKGFAETLLGGGVKDEETSRSFLQIIYDESERLNRLIGDILELSKIESKRSPLDCSPVHVSSFIESLLGKLNNVAAKKRITLHMDVPDELFMEADEDKLQQIFLNLLSNGINYTLDGGKVKIKVVTVQRENGTEKVVFTVSDTGIGIPKKDLPRIFERFYRVDKGRSRNSGGTGLGLSIVKHLVDLHHGVLSVESELGLGTTFTIELPLLQQEE, via the coding sequence ATGAAGTCGTTTCGTTTCAGGCTTACCTTGATGATGCTGATTATGATTGGCGTTTCTGTCCTTGCGGCCGGCATCACCATGGGACAAATTTTTAAAAACTCAAACATGAAGGTGCTTGAGGAAAATATGGGACGTGAGATCGACCTGCTTCGCGCTACATTTCCTTTTGTCAACGCAGACGCTCTTTCCAGTAGTGATTATGTCTCTTACTATTCGGAAAAAGCAAAGGAAATTGCTAAACTGACCGATTCACGGGTGACCTTCATTCGCAAGGATGGAACGGTGGTGGGCGATTCGCTAAGCGATCCGCGCAAGATGGAGAATCATGCCTCACGTGAAGAAATCCGGGAAGCCGCGTCGGAAGGAATCGGACGGACGATACGCTATAGTGAAACTTTGCAGCGAAATATGCTGTACGTGGCAGAGCCTGTCGTATCCGACAAGGGTTTCGACGGATATATCCGTTTGTCCATGAACCTGAAGGCAGTGGAGGAAGGTGTGCAGCGTGGCTGGACGGCGATTGGCATTGGTCTGGTTTTGCTGTTTCTTGCCGCTGGTTTGGTCAGTTACCGCATCGCGCGGGGCCTAACCTCACCTATTGAGCATATTACAGGCGTAGCCAACCGCATTTCAAGCTTGGATTATGACGCAAGAGTTGGCGTACAGCGCCGGGATGAGGTAGGGCAACTGGGTGAAGCCATTAACCGTATGGCGGACAGCCTGCAAAACCAAATGAAAACGATACGTGATAATGAGGATTTGCTTCAGAGCGTCATGAGCAATATGACCGGAGGGATTCTCATGATTGATGCCGGGGAGCGCATTGCGCTTATTAACCGTGAGTCTGAGCGAATGCTCGGAGTCACTAGCAAACGGGTGACGGACAAGCCATATCACGAGCTGAAAAAGCACTACGAGCTGACAAAGCTGATCGAGGGCAGTATACAAAGCCGCGAAAGACTGCACGGTGAGGTTCATCTGTATAATCCCGAGGAACGGCTGATTCTGCTTGATGGTGTGCCAATGTATGAGGATGAAGGTGGATACCGGGGCATGCTGTTCCTCTTGCAGGATATTACAGCTATTCGGCGACTGGAAAATATGCGGAGCGAATTTGTAGCGAACGTTTCTCATGAGCTAAAAACGCCGATTGCCGCAGTCAAGGGCTTTGCTGAAACGTTGCTCGGCGGCGGGGTTAAGGATGAAGAAACATCCCGTTCCTTTTTGCAAATTATTTATGATGAAAGCGAACGGCTGAATCGGCTGATCGGCGACATTCTGGAGCTATCCAAAATTGAATCCAAGCGTTCTCCGCTGGATTGTTCTCCGGTTCATGTGTCCTCGTTTATAGAATCATTGCTGGGAAAATTAAATAATGTAGCTGCCAAAAAAAGAATTACACTGCATATGGATGTCCCGGATGAACTGTTTATGGAGGCGGATGAAGATAAGCTCCAGCAGATTTTTCTGAACCTGCTGTCTAATGGCATTAACTACACACTCGACGGCGGCAAGGTGAAAATCAAGGTTGTGACAGTACAACGGGAGAATGGCACAGAGAAGGTCGTATTTACGGTTAGTGATACGGGCATAGGGATTCCGAAGAAGGACCTGCCGCGCATCTTTGAGCGCTTTTACCGGGTGGATAAAGGGCGTTCGCGCAACTCGGGTGGAACTGGTCTGGGATTGTCCATCGTCAAGCATTTGGTGGACCTGCATCATGGGGTGCTTTCCGTAGAAAGTGAGCTTGGCCTGGGCACGACATTTACGATTGAATTGCCGTTGCTGCAACAGGAAGAATGA
- the icd gene encoding NADP-dependent isocitrate dehydrogenase translates to MAKFEKFELPTEGEKITIDNGQLQVPNHPVIPFIEGDGTGRDIWKASKRVLDAAVDKAYNGTKKIAWYEVFAGEKAFNTYGEWLPNDTLEAIREYIVAIKGPLTTPIGGGIRSLNVALRQELDLYVCLRPVRYFNGVPSPVKRPELVDMVIFRENTEDIYAGIEYAEGSEDVKKVIQFLQQELGVNKIRFPETSGIGIKPVSLEGSKRLVRAAIQYAVDHGRKSVTLVHKGNIMKFTEGAFKNWGYEVAEEEFADKVFTWAQYDAIKEKDGENAANAAQKAAEDAGKIIIKDAIADIALQQVLTRPSEFDVIATLNLNGDYLSDALAAQVGGIGIAPGANINYVTGHAIFEATHGTAPKYADKDVVNPGSVILSGVMLLEHLGWHEAANLIYKGLETSINKKIVTYDFARLMEGATQVKCSEFADTIISNL, encoded by the coding sequence ATGGCGAAATTTGAAAAGTTTGAGCTCCCAACTGAAGGCGAAAAAATTACGATTGATAACGGTCAACTACAGGTTCCGAATCATCCGGTTATTCCGTTTATCGAAGGCGACGGCACAGGCCGAGACATCTGGAAAGCATCCAAGCGCGTACTGGACGCAGCTGTAGATAAAGCATATAACGGCACTAAGAAGATTGCTTGGTATGAGGTATTTGCTGGTGAAAAAGCTTTCAATACATACGGCGAGTGGTTGCCTAACGATACTTTGGAAGCCATCCGCGAGTATATTGTAGCCATCAAGGGTCCGCTCACGACACCTATTGGCGGAGGCATTCGCTCTTTGAACGTGGCATTGCGTCAAGAGCTGGATCTGTACGTATGTCTGCGTCCTGTTCGTTACTTTAACGGTGTTCCGTCTCCGGTGAAGCGTCCTGAATTGGTAGACATGGTTATTTTCCGTGAGAATACCGAGGATATTTATGCTGGTATCGAGTATGCGGAAGGCTCCGAGGACGTGAAAAAAGTCATTCAGTTCCTCCAACAAGAGCTGGGTGTGAACAAAATCCGTTTCCCAGAAACGTCGGGTATCGGGATCAAGCCGGTTTCCTTGGAAGGATCGAAGCGTCTGGTGCGTGCGGCCATTCAGTATGCTGTTGACCACGGACGCAAGAGCGTAACGCTTGTACACAAAGGCAACATTATGAAATTTACCGAAGGTGCCTTCAAAAACTGGGGTTATGAAGTAGCTGAGGAAGAATTTGCAGATAAAGTATTCACTTGGGCTCAATATGATGCTATCAAGGAAAAAGACGGTGAAAATGCGGCAAATGCGGCTCAAAAAGCGGCTGAAGATGCAGGAAAAATCATTATCAAGGATGCGATCGCTGACATTGCACTTCAACAAGTGCTGACTCGTCCTTCCGAATTTGATGTTATTGCTACGCTGAACCTGAACGGAGACTACCTGTCCGATGCCCTGGCTGCTCAAGTTGGTGGAATTGGTATCGCACCAGGTGCGAACATTAACTATGTAACTGGGCATGCTATCTTTGAAGCTACACACGGCACAGCGCCAAAATATGCTGACAAAGATGTTGTAAACCCTGGTTCCGTTATTTTGTCAGGCGTGATGCTGCTTGAGCATTTGGGCTGGCACGAAGCGGCAAATCTGATTTACAAAGGACTGGAAACGTCCATTAATAAGAAAATCGTAACTTATGACTTTGCCCGTCTGATGGAAGGCGCTACACAAGTGAAATGCTCCGAGTTCGCAGATACCATTATTAGTAACCTGTAG
- the mdh gene encoding malate dehydrogenase encodes MTIQRKKISIVGAGFTGATTALLLAQKELGDIVLIDIPQLENPTKGKALDILEASPVQGFDSQVTGTSNYEDAANSDIVIITAGIARKPGMSRDDLVNTNAAIVKSVCENVKKYAPDSIVIILSNPVDAMTYTAYQTLGFPKNRVIGQSGVLDTARYCTFIAQELNVSVEDVRGFVMGGHGDDMVPLVRYSSVGGIPIETLISKERIEAIVQRTRVGGGEIVNLLGNGSAYYAPAASLTQMTEAIVKDKKRIIPVIAYLEGEYGYQDLFLGVPTLLGGNGIEKVFELELTAEEKAALDQSAESVRNVIKVVTV; translated from the coding sequence GTGACCATTCAACGTAAAAAAATATCCATTGTTGGCGCCGGTTTTACCGGTGCCACTACCGCATTGCTTCTGGCCCAAAAGGAGCTGGGTGATATCGTTCTGATCGATATTCCACAACTTGAAAATCCAACCAAAGGCAAAGCGCTTGATATTTTGGAGGCCAGTCCGGTCCAAGGATTTGACAGCCAGGTCACAGGCACTTCCAATTATGAGGATGCAGCCAACTCGGATATTGTCATTATTACAGCGGGGATTGCGCGCAAGCCAGGCATGAGCCGTGACGATTTGGTAAATACGAACGCAGCCATTGTAAAATCCGTATGTGAAAACGTGAAGAAGTATGCGCCAGATTCTATCGTCATTATTCTGAGTAATCCGGTCGATGCGATGACCTATACCGCATATCAGACGCTCGGTTTCCCGAAAAATCGGGTCATCGGCCAATCTGGTGTGCTGGATACGGCGCGATATTGTACCTTTATTGCACAGGAATTGAACGTATCCGTCGAAGACGTGCGAGGCTTCGTAATGGGTGGTCACGGTGATGATATGGTGCCGCTTGTACGCTATTCCAGCGTTGGTGGTATCCCCATCGAAACACTGATTTCGAAGGAACGTATCGAAGCGATCGTACAGCGAACGCGTGTAGGTGGCGGGGAGATTGTTAACCTGTTGGGCAATGGTAGCGCATACTATGCTCCGGCGGCATCGCTTACACAAATGACAGAAGCGATTGTGAAGGACAAAAAGCGTATCATTCCGGTTATTGCCTATCTGGAAGGGGAGTACGGATATCAGGACTTGTTCCTCGGCGTACCGACACTTCTCGGTGGCAATGGCATTGAAAAAGTATTCGAGCTGGAACTGACAGCGGAAGAAAAGGCAGCGCTTGATCAATCCGCCGAATCGGTTCGTAATGTAATTAAAGTAGTGACCGTATAG
- a CDS encoding response regulator transcription factor, producing MGQRLLVIEDEPTLARLLSYNLIQEGFEVDTEDHGSAGFEKASRESYDLILLDLMLPGMNGLDILSRLRHQGLTTPIIILTAKNGEAEVVQGLKSGADDYITKPFGVSELLARVTAVLRRTSGGDEGVLSDQKDGSKIQLGELEIYPEKYEVILGGQSISLRPKEFEVLLYLSRKPGVVLTRDDLMNAVWGFDYIGGQRTVDVHVSSLRKKLELDPDSVHIDSIRGVGYKLVVNKKRSASHLL from the coding sequence ATGGGACAACGCTTGCTGGTTATTGAGGATGAACCAACGCTTGCCAGATTGCTATCCTACAATTTGATACAAGAGGGTTTTGAAGTAGATACGGAGGATCACGGCAGTGCAGGGTTTGAAAAAGCCTCCAGAGAGTCCTACGATTTGATCCTGCTGGATTTGATGCTGCCCGGTATGAACGGGCTGGATATCCTGAGCAGACTTCGCCATCAGGGCCTGACAACTCCGATCATTATTTTAACAGCCAAAAACGGCGAAGCCGAAGTTGTCCAAGGATTGAAATCAGGAGCGGACGATTACATCACGAAGCCTTTCGGTGTTTCCGAGCTGCTGGCCCGCGTAACTGCGGTGCTGCGTCGTACTTCCGGCGGGGATGAAGGTGTGCTATCCGATCAGAAAGACGGCTCCAAAATTCAATTAGGCGAGCTGGAGATTTATCCTGAAAAATATGAAGTGATTCTCGGAGGACAATCCATCAGCTTAAGACCCAAGGAATTTGAGGTGCTCCTCTATTTGTCCCGTAAGCCGGGCGTGGTATTGACTCGCGACGATCTGATGAACGCGGTCTGGGGCTTCGACTACATTGGCGGTCAACGGACGGTAGATGTGCATGTTAGCTCATTGCGCAAGAAGCTGGAGCTGGACCCCGATTCGGTTCATATTGATTCGATTCGTGGAGTCGGATACAAGCTGGTTGTTAATAAAAAAAGAAGCGCTTCTCATTTGCTATAA
- the citZ gene encoding citrate synthase, with translation MTATKGLEGIVATTSSISSIVDGVLTYRGYNIDDLAVNAAFEEVAYLLWFGKLPDQAQLQELRDQLSEYAAIPDEIITQLKLYPKDLSTMAALRSVVSSLALYDPQADDMSREANVIKTVKLQAQLPTIVAAIARVREGLEPIAPKKGVSIAENFLYQLTGKDPEETAIKAFNQALVLHADHELNASTFAARVTVATLSDIYSGITSAIGALKGPLHGGANEAVAKTLEEIGGLDQVDSYIQTKLDNREKIMGFGHRVYKNGDPRAKHLHKMSRELGEMNGDTTLFDISVRIEEIVTGQKGLKPNVDFYSASVYTQLGIKRDLFTPIFAVSRVSGWTAHILEQYENNRLIRPRAEYTGPIDQKYVSPELR, from the coding sequence ATGACAGCGACTAAAGGTCTGGAAGGGATCGTAGCGACCACTTCCTCCATAAGCTCTATCGTAGATGGCGTTCTCACGTACCGGGGTTATAACATTGATGATTTGGCTGTTAACGCCGCTTTTGAAGAGGTAGCTTATTTGTTATGGTTCGGAAAACTGCCTGATCAAGCCCAATTGCAGGAGCTTCGCGACCAACTAAGCGAATATGCTGCCATTCCGGATGAAATTATTACTCAATTAAAGCTGTACCCGAAAGATTTGAGCACGATGGCTGCCCTGAGATCAGTCGTATCGTCTCTTGCCTTGTATGACCCACAGGCGGATGATATGTCGAGAGAGGCCAATGTGATCAAAACCGTCAAGCTTCAGGCGCAATTGCCCACAATTGTGGCGGCCATAGCGCGTGTGCGCGAAGGGCTGGAGCCGATTGCGCCCAAGAAAGGTGTTTCTATCGCCGAAAACTTTCTGTATCAGCTTACTGGAAAAGACCCGGAAGAGACGGCTATCAAAGCGTTCAATCAGGCTCTTGTGCTGCATGCCGATCATGAATTGAATGCATCGACCTTTGCTGCACGCGTGACGGTAGCAACACTATCCGATATTTATTCCGGCATTACGTCGGCAATCGGAGCTTTGAAGGGACCACTCCATGGCGGAGCCAACGAAGCTGTTGCCAAAACCCTGGAGGAAATCGGCGGTTTGGATCAGGTGGATTCGTATATTCAGACCAAACTGGATAACCGCGAAAAAATTATGGGCTTTGGACATCGTGTCTATAAAAACGGTGATCCGCGTGCCAAGCATTTGCACAAAATGTCCCGCGAACTGGGTGAAATGAACGGCGATACGACGTTGTTCGATATTTCGGTTCGAATCGAGGAAATTGTGACAGGACAAAAGGGCTTGAAGCCGAATGTTGATTTTTACTCTGCCTCTGTTTATACCCAACTGGGTATCAAAAGAGACCTGTTCACACCGATCTTTGCCGTGAGTCGTGTATCGGGGTGGACTGCGCACATTTTGGAGCAGTACGAAAATAATCGTCTGATCCGTCCGCGTGCTGAATACACAGGTCCGATTGACCAAAAGTATGTGTCTCCGGAATTACGCTAA
- the phoU gene encoding phosphate signaling complex protein PhoU, giving the protein MIRRKGFDEGLDELRAVLREMGAHVSKALDQAIECLQTNNTELAQQVVKNDASLNALEENILDMGSKLIITQQPVAKDLRRIIVAFKISSDLERMGDLALDIAKVTLRLEGQQVIKPLVDIPHMASIVKEMIDDAITSYLDENTDLAYKMAKEDDRVDSIYSHMISNLYVFMVEKPEEAPQGMLQLLVGRYIERIGDHATNIGESTVYLVTGERPDLNQ; this is encoded by the coding sequence ATGATTCGCAGAAAAGGTTTTGATGAAGGATTAGATGAACTGAGAGCTGTACTGCGTGAAATGGGTGCACATGTATCGAAGGCACTCGATCAGGCCATTGAATGTTTGCAGACCAATAATACGGAATTGGCCCAGCAGGTGGTCAAAAATGATGCATCCCTCAATGCGCTGGAAGAGAACATTCTCGATATGGGCTCCAAGCTCATTATTACCCAGCAGCCGGTAGCCAAGGATTTGCGTCGGATCATTGTTGCCTTTAAAATTTCCAGTGATCTGGAAAGGATGGGGGATTTGGCACTCGATATTGCCAAGGTCACGCTGCGTCTGGAAGGGCAGCAGGTCATCAAGCCGCTGGTGGATATTCCGCATATGGCTTCAATCGTCAAAGAAATGATTGACGACGCGATTACATCCTATCTGGATGAAAATACAGATTTGGCTTATAAAATGGCCAAAGAGGATGATCGTGTAGATTCCATATATAGCCATATGATCAGCAATCTGTATGTGTTTATGGTAGAAAAGCCTGAGGAAGCTCCGCAAGGCATGCTGCAACTGCTCGTCGGACGTTATATTGAACGGATTGGCGACCATGCGACGAATATCGGTGAAAGCACTGTATATCTCGTGACAGGGGAGCGACCAGATTTGAACCAGTAG